A genome region from Vibrio tapetis subsp. tapetis includes the following:
- a CDS encoding HGGxSTG domain-containing protein encodes MSDSTHRFNLSTLPLCGAKTRAGGRCKRRGSLKNGRCKLHGGQSTGAKTKEGKLALRANAIKRDIPEWMWNDHFKPDDFVLITHSYNALRDKLTSSPKDWRGALSLIQEHRILFESFKYVITELYDHHALFYIQTALDRHYKASESQHLKCLLYTNAPELGRFNVPISDEKMALFFECKQTKTKPFWE; translated from the coding sequence ATGAGCGACTCAACCCACCGCTTTAACCTTTCAACATTGCCCTTATGCGGCGCTAAAACTCGTGCTGGTGGTCGCTGCAAGCGAAGAGGCTCACTCAAGAATGGCAGGTGCAAATTGCATGGTGGTCAGTCTACAGGAGCGAAAACCAAAGAAGGAAAGCTAGCACTTCGTGCGAATGCCATAAAAAGAGATATACCTGAGTGGATGTGGAACGATCACTTTAAGCCAGATGACTTTGTGTTGATAACGCATTCATATAATGCGCTTAGGGATAAACTCACCTCTTCACCAAAAGACTGGAGAGGCGCACTATCACTAATTCAGGAGCATCGAATCCTCTTTGAGTCATTCAAGTACGTCATTACAGAACTCTACGACCATCATGCTCTCTTCTATATTCAAACGGCGCTAGATAGACATTATAAGGCTTCAGAAAGCCAGCACTTGAAATGCCTGCTATATACGAATGCTCCTGAGCTAGGCAGATTCAATGTCCCTATCTCAGACGAAAAAATGGCCTTATTTTTTGAATGTAAACAAACTAAAACAAAGCCTTTCTGGGAATAA
- the grpE gene encoding nucleotide exchange factor GrpE — protein MSDQENKINEEELKQQEMAEEVEAVGGEADIDWNEELEQDEVESKVAQLEAALLSSEAKIKDQQDSVLRAKAEVDNMRRRSEQEVDKARKYALNKFAEELLPVLDNLERAILAADKESEAVKPLLEGVEMTHSSFVNTVAKFGLKELNPEGEAFNPEFHQAMSIQESPDHESNTVMMVMQKGYELNGRVVRPAMVMVAK, from the coding sequence ATGAGCGATCAAGAAAACAAGATTAATGAAGAAGAACTTAAGCAGCAAGAAATGGCTGAAGAAGTAGAAGCTGTTGGCGGCGAAGCTGATATCGATTGGAATGAAGAATTAGAACAAGATGAAGTTGAATCTAAAGTTGCTCAATTAGAAGCTGCACTGCTTTCTAGTGAAGCGAAAATCAAAGATCAACAAGACTCTGTATTGCGTGCAAAAGCAGAAGTAGACAACATGCGTCGTCGTTCTGAGCAAGAAGTCGATAAAGCGCGTAAGTACGCCTTAAACAAATTTGCTGAAGAGCTACTGCCAGTTCTAGACAACCTAGAGCGTGCAATTCTAGCGGCTGACAAAGAAAGTGAAGCGGTAAAACCTTTGCTTGAAGGTGTTGAGATGACTCACAGCTCTTTTGTTAACACGGTTGCTAAGTTTGGCTTGAAAGAACTAAACCCAGAAGGTGAGGCGTTTAACCCTGAATTCCATCAAGCGATGTCGATTCAAGAGAGCCCTGATCATGAATCAAATACCGTTATGATGGTAATGCAGAAAGGCTACGAGCTTAACGGCCGCGTTGTTCGCCCTGCAATGGTTATGGTTGCTAAATAA
- a CDS encoding helix-turn-helix transcriptional regulator: protein MTAQTTPIDRIVREAERKELTGLSRVRVWELEKEGHFPKRRKLTPNGNSVGWLLSEINEWIQSRRTA, encoded by the coding sequence ATGACAGCACAAACTACCCCAATCGACCGCATCGTTCGCGAAGCCGAACGAAAAGAACTCACAGGCCTATCACGTGTACGGGTTTGGGAGCTTGAAAAAGAAGGTCACTTCCCAAAACGAAGAAAGCTAACTCCAAACGGCAATTCCGTTGGCTGGCTGCTATCTGAAATCAATGAATGGATTCAGTCTAGAAGAACAGCTTAA
- a CDS encoding SRPBCC family protein, with translation MPQVTRSALVPFSAEQMFHLVNDVDSYPSFLPGCSGSRVLETSESAMVASVDVSKAGISKTFTTSNQLEVGRKIFMQLVDGPFKHLQGGWEFTPLDDSACKVELKLEFEFTSKLVEMAFGKVFNELTGNMVGAFTKRARQVYV, from the coding sequence ATGCCTCAAGTAACACGAAGCGCATTAGTGCCATTTAGTGCCGAGCAGATGTTTCATCTCGTCAATGACGTGGACAGCTACCCGAGTTTTTTGCCTGGTTGTTCAGGTTCACGAGTTTTAGAAACGTCAGAGTCTGCAATGGTGGCGTCGGTTGACGTATCTAAAGCGGGTATCAGTAAAACCTTCACGACGTCGAATCAGCTGGAAGTCGGGCGTAAAATTTTCATGCAATTGGTCGATGGCCCGTTTAAGCACCTACAGGGTGGTTGGGAGTTCACGCCTTTGGATGACTCCGCCTGTAAAGTGGAATTGAAACTTGAATTCGAGTTTACCAGTAAGTTGGTTGAAATGGCGTTTGGTAAGGTGTTCAATGAGCTGACTGGTAACATGGTTGGTGCGTTTACCAAACGAGCAAGACAGGTGTATGTGTAA
- a CDS encoding helix-turn-helix transcriptional regulator, with protein MKTNNFDYARAITKPDGIKIINKQSLAKKLGVSESTIYRMNKQKELPKPLLSPKGRIRGWLRSSIEAWITNSQRN; from the coding sequence ATGAAAACGAACAATTTTGATTACGCCCGAGCTATAACCAAACCTGATGGCATAAAAATCATCAATAAACAAAGTTTGGCTAAGAAGTTAGGTGTGAGTGAATCAACTATCTACCGTATGAACAAGCAGAAAGAATTACCAAAGCCACTGCTATCACCGAAAGGGCGTATTAGAGGTTGGTTGCGCAGTTCCATTGAAGCTTGGATTACGAATAGCCAACGTAACTAA
- the smpB gene encoding SsrA-binding protein SmpB, producing MAKKKSNSKAGSNTIAQNKKARHEYFIDDEIEAGLELQGWEVKSLREGKANIAESYVYIRDGEAFISGMSIIPLQQACTHTVANPTRVRKLLMSRKELDNLFGRINREGMTLVATAMYWSRSWVKIKVGVAKGKKLHDKRTDMKEKDWARDKARVMKSNLR from the coding sequence ATGGCAAAGAAAAAATCAAATTCCAAAGCGGGTAGCAATACCATCGCTCAAAACAAAAAAGCTCGCCACGAATATTTTATTGACGACGAGATCGAAGCTGGCCTAGAACTGCAAGGATGGGAAGTTAAGTCCCTGCGTGAAGGCAAAGCCAACATCGCCGAAAGTTATGTTTATATCCGTGACGGAGAGGCGTTCATTAGTGGTATGTCTATCATTCCACTACAACAGGCTTGCACTCACACAGTAGCGAACCCGACACGTGTTCGTAAACTGCTCATGAGCCGCAAAGAACTCGACAACCTATTCGGTCGTATTAACCGTGAAGGCATGACTTTAGTTGCCACTGCTATGTATTGGTCCCGTTCTTGGGTCAAAATCAAAGTAGGCGTAGCCAAAGGTAAAAAACTGCACGACAAACGTACTGATATGAAAGAAAAAGATTGGGCAAGAGACAAAGCTCGCGTTATGAAGAGCAATCTGCGTTAA
- a CDS encoding YagK/YfjJ domain-containing protein gives MYQIALHESKKHLAYLNYCGEEQLIFYPQAGVIKKILVKSYKQLDTMMSCYSKVSVVFLQIHQKEFTEDNKQMALFIKRFQQRLSKIYPCRFAYIWVREQASAQSQHYHLAIMLSGHLCQSTRGIDLLCKDVWEQINPLNFSFKVRNRIYRIHRTDKQHELRAARLRLSYLAKIHSKTDFSSYTKSFGTSRLTYNNGYR, from the coding sequence ATGTATCAGATTGCTCTTCACGAATCAAAAAAGCATCTCGCTTATCTGAACTATTGCGGAGAAGAGCAGCTGATTTTCTACCCTCAAGCAGGAGTGATTAAAAAGATATTAGTTAAAAGCTATAAGCAGTTAGACACCATGATGAGCTGCTACTCAAAAGTCAGTGTGGTCTTTCTCCAAATACATCAAAAAGAGTTCACTGAAGACAATAAGCAAATGGCCTTATTTATTAAGAGATTTCAGCAAAGACTTTCAAAGATTTACCCATGCAGATTTGCTTATATTTGGGTAAGAGAACAGGCAAGCGCTCAATCTCAACACTATCACCTTGCCATTATGCTGAGTGGACATCTTTGTCAAAGCACCCGTGGCATTGACCTACTTTGTAAGGATGTATGGGAGCAAATAAACCCATTGAATTTCAGTTTTAAAGTAAGGAACAGAATTTACCGCATTCATCGAACTGATAAACAACACGAATTACGAGCAGCAAGATTAAGGTTGAGCTATCTAGCCAAAATACATTCAAAAACAGATTTTAGCAGCTACACCAAATCATTTGGTACAAGCAGACTAACTTACAACAATGGATATCGTTAA
- a CDS encoding RnfH family protein — translation MSSEPNMIHVEVVYALPTEQRVFKLAVEAELTVQQIIEQSGVLSLYPEIDLAINKVGVFSRNVKLDTTIQDKDRIEIYRPLLADPKEIRRKRAEQAKKEAAREASKPKIKE, via the coding sequence ATGAGTAGTGAACCGAATATGATCCACGTTGAAGTTGTGTATGCATTGCCAACAGAGCAACGTGTGTTTAAGTTGGCAGTAGAAGCCGAACTGACGGTACAGCAGATCATTGAGCAGTCAGGGGTTTTGAGCCTGTATCCAGAGATAGACTTAGCCATTAATAAAGTGGGCGTCTTTAGCCGAAACGTGAAATTAGATACCACGATACAAGACAAAGACCGCATCGAAATTTATCGCCCACTGCTGGCCGATCCAAAAGAGATCCGTCGCAAGCGAGCTGAACAAGCCAAGAAAGAAGCCGCAAGAGAAGCCAGTAAACCAAAGATCAAAGAATAA
- the bamE gene encoding outer membrane protein assembly factor BamE: MQLKKWMVAIPLALTMLTGCSVAEKLVYRIDINQGNYIEQDSVNQLKFGMSKEQVRYVLGSPMLVENGYPNTWYYIYHHTKGHDSSIQKNLFVRFDDGERLVKVDGDYTAGDTFFESIN, translated from the coding sequence ATGCAATTAAAGAAGTGGATGGTTGCAATCCCTCTGGCACTGACCATGCTAACCGGCTGTTCAGTCGCAGAGAAATTAGTTTACCGAATTGACATTAACCAAGGTAATTACATCGAGCAAGACTCTGTAAACCAGTTAAAATTCGGCATGAGCAAAGAACAAGTGCGCTACGTACTTGGCTCGCCAATGTTGGTGGAAAACGGCTACCCAAATACGTGGTACTACATTTACCATCACACTAAAGGCCATGATAGCTCGATTCAAAAGAACCTATTTGTTCGATTTGATGACGGAGAAAGACTTGTGAAAGTCGATGGCGATTACACCGCTGGTGACACCTTTTTCGAAAGTATTAACTAG
- a CDS encoding integrase domain-containing protein, whose amino-acid sequence MARSVKPLTHTEISKAKSKDKEYSLSDGGGLMLSIRPSGNKTWLLKYYRPFTKKRTNLTFGSYPEISLAQARAMRLEAQTLLAQNIDPKEQRDQELVRGKKETENTLQVVALQWFDVKKTQVTENYATDIWRSFELHLFPSLGSYPVSQLKATQAIQTLRPIAAKGSLETVKRLCQRINEVMTFSVNIGLIDNNPLAKIHSAFQAPTKKHMPTLPPNEIPELMQKLSRASIKLTTRCLIEWQLHTMVRPAEAAGAKWDELDFERGLWIIPEYRMKKRKEHSVPLTDQTLALLEIMKPISAHREFIFPADRDPKKHTNEQTANAALKRMGFSGRLVSHGLRALASTTLNEQGFDSDVIEAALSHVNSDEVRRAYNRADYLERRRSLMSWWSEHIEAASTGSVSLGQKHLKIIGS is encoded by the coding sequence ATGGCTCGTTCGGTAAAGCCTTTGACTCATACTGAAATCAGTAAAGCTAAATCCAAAGACAAAGAATACTCACTGTCTGATGGTGGTGGACTAATGTTAAGCATTCGCCCTAGCGGAAATAAAACTTGGCTATTAAAGTACTACCGCCCATTCACAAAAAAACGCACAAACCTTACCTTTGGCTCGTACCCTGAAATAAGCCTTGCTCAAGCAAGAGCAATGAGACTTGAGGCACAAACTCTACTAGCTCAAAACATCGACCCTAAAGAACAAAGAGATCAAGAGCTAGTCCGTGGAAAAAAAGAAACCGAAAACACACTCCAAGTAGTCGCATTGCAATGGTTTGACGTAAAGAAAACCCAAGTGACCGAAAACTACGCCACCGATATATGGCGTTCTTTCGAATTGCACCTGTTCCCCTCTCTAGGTAGTTACCCTGTTAGCCAACTCAAAGCCACACAAGCAATCCAAACCCTACGACCGATAGCAGCAAAAGGCTCACTGGAAACAGTTAAACGCCTATGCCAGCGTATTAACGAAGTCATGACCTTCTCCGTTAACATCGGTTTGATCGACAATAATCCACTAGCGAAAATTCACTCGGCTTTTCAGGCTCCCACCAAAAAGCACATGCCAACATTGCCACCAAATGAAATTCCAGAGTTAATGCAAAAACTAAGTCGGGCAAGCATCAAACTAACCACACGCTGCTTAATTGAATGGCAATTGCACACTATGGTTCGCCCTGCGGAAGCTGCTGGGGCTAAATGGGATGAGTTAGATTTTGAACGTGGGCTCTGGATAATTCCGGAGTACCGAATGAAGAAACGCAAAGAACACTCGGTTCCTTTAACTGATCAGACACTCGCATTGCTTGAAATAATGAAACCAATAAGCGCTCATCGAGAGTTTATCTTTCCTGCTGATCGTGACCCGAAAAAACATACCAATGAGCAAACGGCTAACGCAGCTTTAAAGCGAATGGGCTTTTCTGGACGACTTGTTTCTCACGGTCTACGGGCTCTCGCCAGTACTACACTGAATGAGCAAGGCTTCGACTCTGACGTGATTGAAGCGGCACTGTCCCACGTGAACAGCGATGAAGTAAGAAGAGCGTATAACCGAGCTGATTACCTTGAACGTCGTCGTTCACTCATGAGCTGGTGGAGCGAACATATTGAAGCCGCTAGTACAGGTAGCGTGAGCCTTGGGCAAAAGCACTTGAAAATAATAGGTAGTTAA
- a CDS encoding M48 family metallopeptidase → MSKPVMKATSKAPERIKANGYDVEVARTSRRKSATIKVEDGLVIVVVPKALELEKIEKLVADKHQWIIEKLAIQLEATPRSDKEYVSGEAFPYLGRNYRLKVLQGDLSPTKLVNGRITVCVPDPSNQSHYIRRSLMNWYKRNAEKKIRDKVRRYENLVGVETGVVRIKEFKSRWGSCTPYGDLEFNWVIVMAPNRVVDYVVIHELCHLVHHDHSPQFWKEVERVMPDYQEHKEWLKVNGHGLVV, encoded by the coding sequence ATGAGTAAACCAGTAATGAAAGCCACCAGCAAAGCACCAGAGCGAATCAAAGCCAATGGCTATGATGTTGAGGTAGCACGAACCTCTCGCCGTAAATCCGCCACCATCAAGGTTGAAGATGGGCTGGTGATAGTGGTGGTGCCTAAAGCGCTAGAGTTAGAGAAAATAGAAAAGCTGGTGGCAGACAAACACCAGTGGATCATTGAAAAGTTAGCCATTCAGCTGGAAGCGACTCCCCGCAGCGACAAAGAGTACGTTTCTGGTGAGGCCTTTCCTTATCTTGGCCGTAACTACCGACTAAAAGTGCTACAAGGCGACCTGAGCCCAACTAAGCTTGTGAACGGACGTATTACCGTCTGTGTGCCAGACCCAAGTAACCAAAGCCACTACATTCGCCGTTCGTTGATGAACTGGTATAAGCGCAACGCTGAAAAGAAAATCCGCGATAAGGTTCGCCGCTATGAAAACCTTGTAGGGGTAGAAACGGGCGTCGTGCGCATTAAAGAGTTTAAAAGCCGCTGGGGCAGTTGCACGCCATATGGTGACTTAGAGTTCAACTGGGTGATTGTGATGGCACCAAACCGAGTGGTGGACTACGTGGTTATCCATGAACTGTGCCATTTGGTTCACCATGATCATTCCCCGCAATTTTGGAAAGAAGTCGAACGTGTGATGCCCGATTACCAAGAGCACAAAGAGTGGCTTAAGGTTAACGGGCATGGGCTGGTGGTTTGA
- the nadK gene encoding NAD(+) kinase, with protein sequence MPKPFEVIAIIGKPRDKKAVQTHKELFHWLLSEGYQVVIDDRLEDILTDIESKYFNSLVHIGDEADLAIVVGGDGNMLGAARVLSRFDISVIGVNRGNLGFLTDLDPEGFEQALSKVLKGQYIEEERFLLETEIHRHDQIKSHNAALNEAVLHPGQVARMIEFEVYIDNTFAFSQRSDGLIISTPTGSTAYSLSGGGPILSPSLNAISIVPMFPHTLSSRPLVVDGNRHIKLLVSPDNRGTQEISCDGQISLPVSPGDEIHIYRSPNCLKLIHPEDYSYYHVLRNKLGWSSKLF encoded by the coding sequence ATGCCAAAGCCTTTTGAAGTGATCGCCATCATAGGTAAACCTCGCGACAAAAAAGCCGTGCAAACCCATAAAGAGCTGTTTCATTGGCTACTCTCTGAAGGGTATCAAGTCGTCATAGATGACCGATTAGAAGACATTCTAACTGATATTGAATCAAAATATTTCAACAGCCTAGTGCATATTGGCGACGAGGCCGATTTAGCCATTGTGGTGGGTGGCGATGGCAATATGTTAGGTGCCGCTCGCGTGTTATCTCGTTTTGATATTTCGGTTATTGGCGTTAACCGTGGCAACCTTGGCTTTCTAACCGACTTAGATCCTGAAGGGTTTGAACAAGCGCTTAGTAAAGTACTTAAAGGCCAATACATTGAAGAAGAACGTTTCTTGCTCGAAACGGAAATTCATCGCCACGATCAAATAAAAAGCCACAACGCAGCATTAAATGAGGCCGTACTGCACCCAGGTCAAGTCGCACGCATGATCGAATTTGAGGTTTACATCGACAATACCTTTGCTTTTTCGCAACGTTCCGATGGATTGATCATTTCGACACCAACCGGATCTACCGCTTACTCTCTTTCTGGTGGCGGCCCTATATTGTCACCAAGCCTAAATGCTATTTCGATTGTGCCTATGTTCCCTCACACCTTGTCTAGCCGCCCATTGGTGGTAGACGGTAACCGCCACATTAAACTGCTCGTGTCTCCAGATAACCGAGGCACACAAGAAATCAGTTGCGATGGCCAAATATCCTTGCCAGTTTCACCGGGCGATGAAATACATATCTATCGCAGTCCAAACTGCTTAAAGCTGATCCACCCAGAAGATTACAGCTACTACCATGTTTTGCGTAATAAACTTGGCTGGTCTAGCAAACTCTTCTAG
- the recN gene encoding DNA repair protein RecN: protein MLAHLSVNNFAIVKSLQLELAKGMTTITGETGAGKSIALDALGLCLGDRAEANMVRQGEDKTDISASFLLDNNIGATRWLEDNDLLEGGECILRRVITKEGRSRAFINGSPVPASQLKSLGQLLINIHGQHAHHQLMKSDYQLAMLDQYAGHLSLISKTKAKYQGWRQADNHLKQLIQNSQENLAQKQLLEYQIKELNELAITEGEFAQLEQEHKRLANSGELASTCQQAIELIYEGEEVNALGILQAANNSLIQLAEMDERLAELPNLLAEAIIQIEETNNELRNYLDCIDVDPARMAYVEERFSKIMSMARKHHVMPEELYSHHQDLLKQVEALDCSDEKLGALGEEVEQKRTVFLTSADKLNKSRLRYAKELNKLITNSMHELSMEKAKFCIDVIRDENNASPLGIDSVTFLVSTNPGQPLQAIAKVASGGELSRISLAIQVITAQKVDTPSLIFDEVDVGISGPTAAVVGKMLRTLGQSTQVMCVTHLPQVAGCGHQQLFVAKQTKAGKTETQMRNLDDSQRIEELARLLGGSQITDSTIANAKELLIAA from the coding sequence ATGCTGGCTCACTTGAGTGTTAATAATTTTGCTATTGTTAAGTCTTTACAGCTAGAACTCGCTAAAGGCATGACAACCATTACGGGCGAAACTGGCGCAGGTAAATCCATCGCCCTTGATGCTCTCGGCTTATGCTTAGGCGATCGCGCTGAAGCTAACATGGTTCGCCAAGGCGAAGATAAAACCGACATCAGCGCCTCCTTTTTGCTCGATAACAACATCGGCGCAACTCGATGGTTAGAAGACAACGACCTACTTGAAGGCGGTGAATGCATTCTTAGGCGAGTGATCACCAAAGAAGGCCGCTCTCGTGCATTCATTAACGGCAGCCCTGTACCTGCATCTCAACTAAAATCCCTTGGTCAATTACTCATTAATATTCATGGCCAACATGCCCATCATCAATTGATGAAGAGTGATTACCAACTGGCAATGCTCGATCAATACGCCGGACACCTTAGCCTTATCAGTAAAACCAAAGCCAAATATCAAGGTTGGCGTCAGGCAGATAACCATTTAAAGCAACTGATTCAAAATAGCCAAGAAAACCTGGCACAAAAGCAGTTGTTGGAATACCAAATCAAAGAATTAAATGAATTAGCCATTACCGAAGGTGAATTTGCCCAACTCGAACAAGAACATAAACGCCTTGCCAATAGCGGTGAACTGGCGAGTACGTGCCAACAAGCCATTGAATTAATTTACGAAGGTGAAGAAGTTAATGCTCTTGGTATTTTGCAAGCAGCCAATAACTCTCTTATTCAACTTGCCGAAATGGACGAAAGGCTGGCAGAGCTTCCCAACCTGTTAGCAGAAGCCATCATTCAAATTGAAGAAACCAATAACGAGCTCCGTAATTACCTTGATTGCATCGACGTTGATCCTGCTCGCATGGCCTATGTAGAAGAACGTTTTTCTAAAATTATGTCGATGGCACGTAAGCACCATGTTATGCCTGAGGAACTCTACAGCCACCACCAAGATTTACTCAAACAAGTTGAAGCTCTCGATTGTTCAGACGAAAAACTGGGCGCATTAGGCGAAGAAGTCGAACAAAAACGCACAGTCTTCTTAACATCAGCAGACAAGCTTAATAAATCTCGCCTACGTTATGCCAAAGAATTAAATAAGCTCATTACCAATAGCATGCATGAACTGAGCATGGAAAAAGCCAAATTCTGCATCGATGTGATACGCGATGAAAACAACGCATCCCCCCTTGGCATCGATAGCGTCACCTTCTTAGTTTCAACCAACCCAGGGCAGCCCTTACAGGCCATTGCTAAAGTTGCCTCAGGTGGTGAACTGTCTCGTATCTCACTAGCGATTCAAGTGATCACCGCTCAGAAAGTCGATACCCCTAGCTTGATCTTTGATGAGGTCGATGTCGGTATCAGTGGCCCAACCGCTGCCGTAGTCGGTAAAATGTTACGCACGCTTGGCCAGTCAACTCAGGTCATGTGTGTGACTCACTTACCGCAAGTTGCTGGTTGTGGGCACCAACAATTATTCGTTGCTAAGCAAACGAAAGCCGGCAAAACAGAAACTCAAATGCGAAACCTTGACGATTCACAACGCATAGAAGAACTCGCAAGGCTACTTGGCGGCAGCCAGATAACCGACAGCACAATCGCCAACGCCAAAGAATTGCTTATTGCTGCATAG